The following coding sequences lie in one Clostridiales bacterium genomic window:
- a CDS encoding transposase has translation MHLKKSKQKNGRIYLSIVDGFYDKQRGHARTVTIEKIGYLDNLEKQYDDPIAFFTERVEKL, from the coding sequence ATGCATCTTAAAAAATCTAAACAAAAAAACGGCAGGATCTATTTGTCAATCGTCGACGGCTTCTATGATAAACAAAGGGGCCACGCAAGAACCGTTACCATTGAGAAGATTGGATATCTCGATAATCTCGAAAAACAATATGATGATCCTATTGCATTCTTCACCGAAAGAGTAGAAAAATTGAA
- a CDS encoding AraC family transcriptional regulator, translating into MIKNLNELTFKNFGTIINNNLNQFCNLGNPINIDIQEYEISSSSLDFFYFTGDMNIIINPSAGISLLCVFTQPASCDISLFLLDKTVCLNKNLYYNIIPMYKYCKIQIAHNKLYTLMKCFLPNPISYNNISPSIDIKEILTLFYQDKGKGFKFKGEKHDFWEFTYVDYGVLHTSIDNKLYNLRQGEAIFYGKNQYHSQWSGKENGVCFVTISFIMDFENPDILTNNVFQFDNSLKKLVDDITYEFRNAGRNYYSSDLMICYFKEIIIKLIRNRKSCNFTASLNTDMKQHNLNSLVLQTVKFINENINKKINMDDISSHIHISKSYLSTIFKENMGITIINYINNFRLEKSKELIRSTGYNFTQIAQIAGFKSVHYFSRLFKSKFGITPTEYAKSIRK; encoded by the coding sequence ATGATTAAAAATTTAAATGAACTTACGTTTAAGAATTTTGGCACCATAATAAATAACAATCTGAACCAGTTTTGCAATCTTGGCAACCCTATAAATATAGATATTCAAGAATACGAAATATCATCGAGTTCTCTCGACTTTTTTTATTTTACAGGCGACATGAATATAATCATTAATCCTTCAGCAGGCATTTCGCTTTTATGCGTGTTTACACAGCCTGCATCCTGTGATATAAGCCTGTTTTTGCTTGATAAAACAGTCTGCCTGAACAAAAATCTGTATTACAATATTATCCCGATGTACAAATATTGCAAAATCCAGATAGCCCATAACAAACTATATACCCTTATGAAATGTTTTCTGCCAAATCCTATTTCATACAATAATATTTCCCCAAGCATAGATATCAAAGAAATACTTACGCTGTTTTACCAGGATAAAGGAAAGGGATTCAAATTCAAAGGCGAAAAACATGATTTCTGGGAGTTTACATATGTAGACTATGGCGTATTGCATACAAGTATTGATAACAAATTGTATAATCTAAGACAGGGAGAAGCAATTTTTTATGGAAAAAACCAGTATCACAGCCAGTGGTCCGGCAAGGAAAACGGCGTTTGTTTTGTTACTATATCGTTTATCATGGATTTTGAAAATCCGGATATACTCACTAATAATGTATTTCAGTTCGATAATAGTTTGAAAAAATTGGTTGATGATATAACATATGAGTTCAGAAATGCCGGCCGTAACTACTACTCAAGCGATCTGATGATCTGTTATTTTAAAGAGATAATTATAAAACTCATTAGAAATCGCAAAAGCTGCAATTTTACAGCATCCCTCAATACGGATATGAAACAGCATAACCTGAATTCGTTAGTGCTTCAGACAGTAAAATTTATAAATGAAAATATAAACAAAAAAATTAATATGGATGATATTTCCAGCCATATACACATAAGCAAATCATATCTGTCAACGATATTTAAAGAAAATATGGGCATTACAATAATAAACTATATAAATAACTTCAGGCTGGAGAAAAGCAAGGAACTTATACGCTCCACCGGCTATAACTTCACTCAAATTGCTCAAATAGCAGGATTTAAAAGCGTACATTACTTTTCCAGACTTTTTAAATCAAAGTTCGGCATTACCCCGACGGAATACGCTAAATCGATAAGGAAATAG
- a CDS encoding sugar ABC transporter substrate-binding protein produces MKKALLLSLVLILIAGLFVGCGSSKTATKNNKVTIRFWQAGGDDKASIPKMKEIIKKFENENKDIEVEFQATPWSENPHDKFSTSIAGGNIADLLIVGSPFDTVLANNGAVISLDQYIDSSFKSDMMETFLNQSVYEGKRAEINKKIISLPIYGSTRTIIYNKDLLKAENIPEPVDKGWSMDDFKKYALALTKDTNGDGVIDQYGFGTSAKYTSQFLPFIWDLGGEICNADITKATTTTPEWKEGISYFVDLIKKASPPGSVNLDLQEIQKLFSQGKVAIMIDAMDFANKIINEPSIKDKVGIGQMPIGKKQTSFAGADVFVITKQSKHPAEAWKLLRFILNTDNESEYCKTVGFMPVLKSSARDPYFTGDIVRKGYSQALTYGKFYVKSDKSSAVTTILKAEVQNIIGNKKTVDKALTDIQNQVNTALAQ; encoded by the coding sequence ATGAAAAAGGCATTATTACTGAGTCTGGTATTAATACTTATTGCTGGTTTATTTGTCGGATGTGGCAGCTCTAAAACTGCTACAAAGAATAATAAGGTTACAATAAGGTTCTGGCAGGCGGGGGGCGATGACAAAGCGTCCATTCCAAAGATGAAAGAAATAATAAAAAAATTTGAAAATGAAAATAAGGATATAGAAGTGGAGTTTCAAGCTACTCCATGGAGTGAAAATCCGCATGATAAATTTTCAACATCTATTGCTGGTGGTAATATAGCTGATCTTCTCATAGTAGGCAGCCCCTTTGATACAGTGCTGGCAAATAACGGAGCTGTAATTTCTCTTGACCAATATATAGATTCCAGCTTCAAGAGCGATATGATGGAGACATTTTTAAATCAGTCTGTATATGAAGGAAAGAGGGCTGAAATTAACAAAAAGATAATATCGCTCCCTATATATGGCTCTACAAGGACTATCATTTACAATAAAGATTTGTTAAAGGCAGAAAATATTCCTGAACCTGTAGATAAAGGCTGGTCAATGGATGATTTCAAAAAATATGCACTGGCTCTGACAAAGGATACGAATGGTGACGGGGTAATCGACCAGTATGGATTCGGGACGTCAGCTAAGTATACATCTCAGTTTTTACCGTTTATCTGGGATCTTGGCGGAGAAATATGCAATGCCGATATAACAAAGGCGACGACTACGACTCCTGAGTGGAAGGAAGGAATTTCATATTTTGTAGATTTAATTAAAAAAGCCAGCCCTCCGGGATCTGTCAACTTAGATCTCCAGGAAATTCAAAAATTATTCTCTCAGGGCAAGGTCGCTATAATGATCGATGCAATGGATTTTGCAAATAAAATAATAAACGAACCGAGCATTAAAGATAAAGTCGGCATAGGTCAGATGCCGATTGGTAAAAAACAGACATCTTTTGCAGGTGCGGATGTATTTGTAATTACAAAACAGTCGAAACATCCTGCCGAAGCATGGAAGCTTTTAAGATTTATATTGAATACCGATAACGAAAGCGAATATTGCAAGACTGTAGGATTCATGCCTGTATTGAAATCATCTGCCAGGGATCCATATTTTACAGGCGATATAGTAAGAAAGGGATATTCTCAGGCACTAACTTATGGAAAGTTTTATGTAAAGTCAGATAAATCAAGCGCTGTAACGACCATATTAAAAGCCGAAGTACAGAATATAATCGGCAATAAAAAGACTGTGGATAAGGCGTTGACCGATATACAAAACCAAGTCAATACAGCTCTGGCCCAATAG
- a CDS encoding sugar ABC transporter permease: protein MIVCSKKEKINYYFFLVPAFLVFSIFIFWPLIQSLYLSFFKYNIININTPQFVGLKNYSFILHDQIFWTSIVNTVIYVLGTIPLKLLFGLLLALAVNSKFIKFKTFYRTSFYMPVICSMVAVSIVWSLLFNPGPNGIVNIILSKFKINPLGWGSDSNLSLLTVMLLGIWKEIGYVMMIYLSGLMAIPQDIYEAASLDPVSSFQKFMYLTLPLLRPTTIFLLITEMIGSFQVFTPIYVITGGGPGYSSTTIINYLYNKGFQEYSMGQACAVAYVLFAVLLLLTILQNKFSKSEEVSYD from the coding sequence ATGATCGTATGCAGCAAAAAAGAAAAGATTAATTATTATTTTTTTTTAGTGCCGGCATTTTTAGTTTTTTCAATTTTTATATTCTGGCCTTTAATTCAATCGTTATATCTTTCTTTTTTTAAATATAACATTATTAATATAAATACACCTCAATTTGTAGGACTTAAAAACTATAGCTTTATACTCCATGACCAGATATTCTGGACCAGCATAGTCAATACTGTTATATATGTATTGGGTACTATTCCACTAAAACTTTTATTCGGATTGCTTCTTGCTCTGGCCGTAAATAGCAAGTTTATAAAATTCAAAACTTTTTACAGGACCAGCTTTTACATGCCGGTTATATGTTCAATGGTTGCTGTTTCTATAGTATGGTCTCTTTTATTCAATCCCGGGCCTAACGGCATAGTAAATATCATTCTTTCCAAGTTTAAGATAAATCCTCTTGGATGGGGTTCGGACAGTAATCTTTCCCTTTTAACCGTAATGCTTTTAGGTATCTGGAAAGAGATAGGTTATGTAATGATGATATATCTTTCGGGGCTTATGGCAATACCGCAGGATATATATGAAGCCGCATCCCTTGACCCTGTGAGTTCATTTCAAAAGTTCATGTACCTTACGCTTCCGCTTTTAAGGCCGACTACGATATTTTTGCTGATAACGGAAATGATAGGCTCATTTCAGGTATTTACGCCGATCTATGTAATTACGGGTGGCGGTCCTGGATACAGCAGTACGACTATAATAAATTATTTATATAATAAGGGGTTCCAGGAATATAGTATGGGCCAGGCTTGTGCGGTTGCATATGTTCTATTTGCAGTACTGTTACTATTGACGATACTTCAAAACAAGTTTTCAAAATCCGAAGAAGTGTCATACGATTAA
- a CDS encoding carbohydrate ABC transporter permease, with the protein MKKALLYIALTVIAFFMLTPLLWMLATSFSRDSVVVSTSLIPKNFTLKNYIEAWNFPRVFSDEITLGTFFKNSIITTFFITALGLFIDSLAGYVLARKRFLGRKIFFYLALITLMIPFYVVVVPMFLIMKNLRWINTYQGLITPSIASGFGVYMFKQYFQTIPYELEEAAKMDGYSDFRIYFSIIIPLSIPAFGTMAILKSMWAWDEFFWPLIITTDIKMKTLQVALTMFRGLNVTQWGLLTAGMTMATIPIIIIYIFLQRYFVSGLTAGSLKA; encoded by the coding sequence ATGAAAAAAGCTTTGCTTTATATAGCTTTAACTGTCATTGCATTTTTCATGCTGACTCCCTTATTATGGATGCTCGCGACATCGTTTTCCCGGGATTCAGTAGTTGTATCTACAAGCTTGATACCAAAGAATTTTACATTAAAAAATTATATAGAGGCATGGAACTTTCCGAGAGTTTTTAGCGATGAGATAACCCTGGGAACGTTCTTCAAAAATAGCATTATAACCACTTTTTTTATAACTGCGCTCGGGCTATTCATCGATTCTCTTGCAGGGTATGTACTCGCGAGAAAAAGGTTTTTGGGGCGAAAAATATTTTTTTATTTAGCGCTTATAACGCTTATGATACCATTTTATGTGGTTGTTGTGCCGATGTTCTTGATCATGAAAAATTTGAGATGGATAAATACTTACCAGGGGTTAATTACTCCGTCCATAGCTTCAGGATTTGGAGTTTATATGTTTAAACAATATTTTCAGACAATACCCTATGAGCTTGAAGAAGCGGCTAAGATGGATGGATACTCTGATTTTAGAATATATTTTTCGATAATCATACCTTTGTCGATACCGGCCTTTGGTACTATGGCGATACTAAAATCCATGTGGGCATGGGATGAATTTTTCTGGCCTCTTATTATAACGACTGATATTAAGATGAAAACTCTCCAGGTTGCCCTGACTATGTTCAGAGGTCTCAATGTAACCCAGTGGGGGCTTTTGACCGCCGGGATGACTATGGCAACGATACCGATAATTATCATTTATATATTTTTACAGAGATATTTTGTATCCGGTTTGACTGCTGGATCACTTAAGGCTTGA
- a CDS encoding BadF/BadG/BcrA/BcrD ATPase family protein — translation MKIFAGYDCGGTKTKCVIADEDGKILSCGIGGPSNFLSCGYDIAQCSIMQSTAYALKNAGLEIYSKIHSAFFGYAGIELFSKNERIWNFLKNCIDVDQINVNNDAYIAWYSITYGESGIISISGTGEVTVGICEDGKWKKCGGWGYLIGDEGSGYAIGRKAINYAVMSYDGIIPKNRFEDEIINFYSLDAMRDIIRLIYKDPSKSNTLIAGAAKCVFKLLYEGDEIAASIIDEATLHIAKSILTVHSALDLDKQFIRIGLSGGVFKSGEKIFDIVNNKLDSMGLEDYELVIPSIPPEISALILSYGQTDIRINKTLGQNLMEQYKILETSR, via the coding sequence ATGAAAATTTTTGCAGGATATGATTGTGGCGGAACTAAGACGAAATGCGTTATAGCCGATGAGGATGGTAAAATACTCTCATGCGGCATAGGAGGCCCTTCCAATTTTCTCTCATGTGGTTATGATATAGCACAATGCTCTATAATGCAGAGTACAGCGTATGCACTTAAAAATGCAGGCCTCGAAATCTATAGCAAGATTCATAGCGCTTTCTTCGGATATGCGGGTATAGAGCTTTTTTCGAAGAATGAGAGGATATGGAATTTCCTCAAGAACTGTATAGATGTGGATCAAATAAATGTCAACAATGATGCTTATATAGCGTGGTATAGCATAACGTATGGGGAATCAGGCATTATATCGATTTCCGGTACCGGTGAAGTGACGGTTGGCATATGTGAAGACGGAAAATGGAAAAAGTGCGGGGGATGGGGATATCTTATAGGTGACGAAGGCTCAGGTTATGCTATAGGGAGAAAAGCAATCAATTATGCTGTAATGTCATATGACGGAATAATACCCAAAAACAGATTTGAAGATGAAATAATAAATTTCTATTCTTTGGATGCAATGAGGGATATCATACGCCTGATATATAAAGATCCAAGCAAATCCAACACATTAATTGCAGGTGCGGCGAAATGCGTATTCAAGCTCCTTTATGAAGGAGATGAAATAGCTGCGAGCATAATCGACGAGGCGACTTTGCATATCGCAAAATCGATTTTGACTGTACATTCAGCGCTGGATTTAGATAAACAATTTATAAGGATCGGGCTTTCAGGTGGAGTATTCAAATCCGGCGAAAAGATTTTTGATATAGTAAATAATAAACTGGATTCCATGGGGCTGGAAGATTACGAACTTGTTATCCCATCTATACCACCTGAAATATCAGCCCTCATACTATCCTATGGGCAGACGGATATCAGGATAAATAAGACATTAGGGCAAAACTTAATGGAACAATATAAAATACTGGAAACTTCTCGTTAA
- a CDS encoding neutral/alkaline non-lysosomal ceramidase N-terminal domain-containing protein, with protein sequence MILKSGYSRMLITPEKSMYLAGYDKREQKSMGVHDELYASCLIFQCAGKKLVLISMDILGVDEILSYKIKKAISDFDKSIGMGCIFVFATHTHSGPSTVFYGRKTYDEEYCDFIASRCRDAFIMAMGDAKDSVILSNTMNIYGIASKRNIHKIEENDEGIKCTILKIKRNGYNTMLINFPCHMTVLNENNLLYSKDMVYGLQDALCKRGMFNLLYANGAAGDISTRFYRKDASFAEVNRLGAIFADQILSACDYNKLSADDILFKKTGFLLKYKRNLTDSEKDAKRDEIKRHISKIGDMRLKRDMESALLILNRPDKNFDNIFGIVKMGNDYFKKVEIQYALMGRIAFIGIPFEIYYSTGERIKDILKMKYGCDTVFLLGYCGGYFGYLPPESDFSSICYETIACPFEKDGEGKLFSAVENL encoded by the coding sequence ATGATTTTAAAAAGCGGATATTCAAGAATGTTAATAACGCCGGAAAAGTCCATGTATCTTGCAGGATATGATAAGAGAGAGCAGAAATCCATGGGAGTTCACGATGAACTTTATGCAAGCTGTCTGATATTTCAATGCGCCGGCAAAAAGCTGGTATTGATTTCAATGGATATCCTCGGTGTCGATGAAATCTTAAGTTACAAAATAAAAAAAGCAATTTCAGATTTTGATAAAAGCATTGGCATGGGCTGTATATTTGTTTTTGCAACACATACTCATAGCGGACCTTCAACTGTTTTCTATGGAAGAAAAACTTACGATGAAGAGTATTGCGATTTTATAGCTTCAAGATGCAGGGATGCTTTTATAATGGCGATGGGGGATGCTAAAGATTCGGTTATACTATCGAATACAATGAATATCTATGGCATTGCGTCTAAAAGAAATATCCACAAAATTGAAGAAAATGATGAGGGAATAAAGTGCACCATCCTTAAAATAAAGAGGAATGGTTATAATACCATGCTCATAAATTTTCCCTGCCATATGACAGTACTCAATGAAAACAATTTGCTATATTCAAAGGATATGGTTTATGGCCTGCAAGATGCTTTATGTAAAAGGGGAATGTTCAATTTGCTGTATGCCAACGGAGCTGCAGGCGACATAAGTACGAGATTTTATAGAAAAGACGCTTCTTTTGCAGAAGTGAACAGGCTTGGAGCTATATTTGCAGATCAAATATTGAGTGCATGTGATTATAACAAGTTAAGTGCTGATGATATTCTATTCAAAAAGACTGGGTTTTTACTTAAATATAAGAGGAATCTTACAGATAGTGAGAAAGATGCCAAAAGAGATGAGATAAAAAGACATATTTCTAAAATCGGGGATATGAGATTAAAGAGGGATATGGAATCAGCCCTTCTCATACTTAACCGGCCTGATAAAAACTTCGACAACATTTTCGGCATTGTGAAAATGGGAAACGATTATTTCAAAAAAGTTGAAATACAATATGCTTTAATGGGTAGGATTGCATTTATTGGGATTCCGTTTGAAATTTATTATAGTACCGGAGAAAGAATAAAAGATATTTTAAAAATGAAATATGGGTGCGATACTGTTTTTCTGCTCGGATATTGTGGAGGATATTTCGGCTATCTTCCTCCTGAAAGTGATTTCTCAAGTATATGTTATGAGACAATTGCATGTCCGTTTGAAAAGGATGGAGAGGGGAAGCTTTTTTCAGCAGTCGAAAATTTATAA
- a CDS encoding M20 family metallopeptidase yields the protein MEINIDNAFRLLGDFVNMDSGSHDKADVDRFVDRVEREFKLAGMYTKRIAMKNTGDCLQCTFGSGRRKILLLGHMDTVFKTGTAAVRPFIKKGDILCGPGVLDMKGGIVVLLYAVKNVMNMLPKDTEIVVFLNSDEEIGSNYSKGKIQSIAQNCVAGLSFESAKPGTLTTERKGIMSFVLDVRGLSAHSGVNYEKGKSAINELAHKICSLYSLYDKRKEITVNIGTITGGEGINIVAGHAQARGEIRYFDMEDEIPLKKVVQKITREPFVEGTTTVLSFLSDRPPLKQDIKSGELFNIAKYEALKLGRDLVGRKTGGGGDVSFAACKGIPVLDGLGLEGENSHTEEEYALADSFYFKIELASKIILDIANGGI from the coding sequence ATGGAAATCAATATAGATAATGCTTTTAGATTGTTAGGAGATTTTGTAAATATGGACAGCGGGAGCCATGATAAGGCCGATGTCGACCGGTTTGTGGATCGCGTTGAGAGGGAATTTAAACTGGCGGGCATGTATACAAAGAGGATAGCCATGAAAAATACCGGGGACTGCCTTCAATGTACTTTTGGGTCTGGAAGGCGGAAAATACTGTTACTCGGCCATATGGATACTGTATTTAAAACCGGCACTGCAGCCGTAAGGCCTTTTATAAAAAAAGGTGATATTCTTTGCGGACCTGGAGTCCTGGATATGAAAGGAGGGATCGTAGTTCTTCTTTACGCAGTCAAAAATGTAATGAATATGCTGCCGAAGGATACTGAAATTGTAGTATTTTTAAATTCTGATGAAGAAATAGGTTCTAATTATAGCAAAGGCAAAATTCAGAGTATAGCTCAAAATTGTGTGGCAGGTCTATCGTTTGAATCGGCAAAACCTGGAACTCTTACCACCGAAAGAAAGGGTATCATGAGCTTTGTTCTGGACGTAAGGGGTTTAAGCGCCCATTCTGGAGTGAATTATGAAAAGGGGAAAAGTGCCATAAATGAATTGGCCCATAAAATATGCAGTCTGTATTCTCTTTATGATAAGAGAAAGGAGATAACTGTAAATATAGGGACAATAACCGGAGGCGAAGGGATAAACATTGTAGCAGGCCATGCACAGGCAAGAGGCGAGATAAGATATTTTGACATGGAAGATGAAATACCGTTAAAAAAAGTCGTTCAAAAAATCACACGTGAACCATTCGTTGAAGGAACTACAACGGTACTCAGTTTTCTGTCGGACAGGCCTCCTCTTAAACAGGATATAAAAAGCGGCGAGTTATTTAATATAGCAAAATATGAAGCATTAAAGCTCGGAAGGGATTTAGTTGGAAGAAAGACAGGCGGAGGAGGAGATGTTTCCTTCGCAGCCTGTAAGGGCATACCTGTTTTAGATGGGCTTGGTCTGGAAGGGGAAAATTCACATACTGAGGAAGAATATGCGCTTGCCGATAGTTTCTATTTTAAGATAGAACTCGCAAGCAAAATAATACTCGATATTGCAAATGGAGGTATTTAA
- a CDS encoding SIS domain-containing protein, with protein MNWNYAGFIRNIIDEIMNTQSNVIEKVSDICAKTIKNGKMLYFFGTGHSHLICEEPFYRAGGLVSIYPILEPSLMLHEGAYKSTLIERMDGLGEILLDESGASKGDALFLISNSGRNNAVIEMALKARDKGIVTIALTSLKHSRGVESRHKSGKKLYEVVDFCIDNCGIPGDACVEYEGFNQKVGPTSTIACTLIVNTIITNIVGKLLDTGITPPVFMSANTDEGDAFNKKLLARYKSRIKIL; from the coding sequence ATGAACTGGAATTATGCTGGTTTCATCAGGAATATTATAGATGAAATTATGAATACGCAGTCAAATGTTATTGAAAAAGTATCGGATATATGCGCAAAGACAATTAAAAACGGGAAAATGCTTTACTTCTTTGGTACAGGGCATTCACATTTGATATGCGAGGAACCTTTTTACCGGGCAGGAGGTCTGGTTTCTATTTATCCGATCCTTGAACCGTCTTTAATGCTGCATGAAGGAGCGTATAAGAGCACTTTGATCGAAAGGATGGACGGTTTGGGCGAGATACTGCTCGATGAGAGCGGAGCATCAAAGGGTGATGCACTTTTCCTGATATCGAATTCAGGTCGGAATAATGCCGTTATTGAAATGGCGCTGAAAGCTAGGGATAAAGGAATTGTAACGATAGCTCTTACTTCCCTTAAGCATTCGAGAGGAGTTGAATCGAGACATAAAAGCGGGAAAAAGCTCTATGAAGTTGTGGATTTTTGTATAGACAACTGTGGCATACCCGGGGATGCTTGCGTGGAGTATGAAGGTTTCAACCAGAAAGTGGGACCTACATCCACTATTGCATGCACACTCATTGTAAATACGATTATCACAAATATCGTGGGAAAGTTACTTGATACGGGGATTACTCCTCCTGTATTCATGAGTGCCAATACTGATGAGGGAGATGCATTCAATAAAAAACTGCTTGCAAGATACAAATCGAGGATAAAGATTTTATAA
- a CDS encoding family 10 glycosylhydrolase, with protein sequence MTVQGLLWAAKSDSGEFNVKFGETKDTKTKGVWLWGSTVYNQGANGAKTVTDQMKQYGFTDIFLLVKGTSGAVGYDSKTALKVAHTDRDVLQEVIDEAHKKGIKVHAWFCIDCDAAWAAVHPEDMMVHITKGPDPSKNRISPLSPAYREYTENLIREVVQNYDIDGIQLDYIRYPHIAYGFNENYEIAKAKDAGINVDNVRDVINQTYYNTDSDGKAIFESYDRGDKDVVGWVNLRRNAVDSFAGEIKDIVKSVRPKIKYSASLMPEGAYDATFLVAQNDSKTFAEVHYGQDYSDAAKIYDFVVPMLYWNDYGKSPQWADALYKNTVNIFGRNRVIAGIQAYSPTKSADLCDTVNYIRESSGEGIALFRYGTFGLSSIDIKGKGCKENIMDITMTDPLNPDNSANVDITKVEIDMKGGITARKVLGNIDGCQIKLSDDGKMVTITGMPCIPQNGTLKLSVVVDGKNDTGREPAQVRFYVTNKYSEVRVYNKY encoded by the coding sequence ATGACAGTCCAGGGGTTGCTATGGGCGGCAAAATCCGATTCCGGCGAATTCAATGTAAAGTTCGGCGAAACAAAGGATACGAAAACCAAGGGGGTATGGCTCTGGGGAAGTACTGTATACAATCAAGGGGCAAATGGTGCAAAAACAGTAACTGATCAGATGAAACAATATGGATTTACGGATATTTTCCTGCTTGTAAAAGGCACAAGTGGTGCTGTAGGATATGACAGTAAAACAGCTCTTAAGGTTGCCCATACGGATAGGGATGTATTACAGGAAGTTATAGATGAAGCCCATAAAAAGGGAATTAAGGTTCATGCCTGGTTTTGTATAGATTGTGATGCTGCATGGGCCGCGGTTCATCCGGAAGATATGATGGTACACATTACAAAGGGACCGGACCCTAGCAAAAATAGAATATCGCCGCTTTCGCCTGCATACAGAGAATATACTGAAAATCTCATAAGGGAAGTTGTGCAAAATTATGATATAGACGGTATCCAACTCGATTATATAAGATATCCCCATATCGCATATGGTTTTAATGAAAACTATGAGATTGCAAAGGCAAAAGATGCCGGGATAAATGTAGACAATGTCAGGGATGTGATTAATCAGACATACTATAACACGGATAGCGACGGCAAGGCGATTTTTGAATCTTATGACCGTGGTGATAAAGATGTCGTCGGCTGGGTAAATCTCAGGAGGAATGCTGTGGACTCATTTGCCGGTGAGATTAAGGATATTGTAAAATCGGTCAGGCCCAAAATAAAGTATTCCGCAAGCTTAATGCCGGAAGGGGCCTATGATGCGACATTTCTTGTGGCTCAAAATGACTCGAAGACATTCGCCGAGGTGCATTACGGGCAGGATTACAGCGACGCAGCAAAAATTTACGATTTTGTAGTTCCGATGCTTTACTGGAATGATTATGGAAAATCGCCACAATGGGCCGATGCTTTATATAAAAATACGGTAAATATATTTGGAAGGAACAGGGTAATAGCAGGTATTCAGGCATACTCGCCGACAAAGAGTGCGGACCTTTGCGATACAGTTAATTATATAAGGGAAAGCAGCGGAGAGGGGATTGCACTTTTCAGATATGGTACATTTGGTTTAAGTTCCATTGATATAAAAGGTAAGGGATGCAAGGAAAATATCATGGATATAACAATGACCGACCCATTGAACCCTGATAATTCCGCCAATGTGGATATTACAAAGGTTGAGATAGATATGAAGGGCGGCATTACAGCAAGGAAGGTACTGGGGAATATCGATGGCTGTCAGATTAAACTATCAGATGATGGAAAGATGGTCACGATAACAGGAATGCCGTGTATACCTCAAAACGGCACATTAAAACTATCAGTTGTCGTTGACGGGAAAAATGATACGGGGCGTGAACCGGCACAGGTAAGATTCTATGTGACAAACAAGTATTCTGAAGTAAGAGTATATAACAAGTATTAA